The Triticum aestivum cultivar Chinese Spring chromosome 6D, IWGSC CS RefSeq v2.1, whole genome shotgun sequence genomic sequence TTTGGATTTGCTCGTCCTCGGTTCACCGTCTGTTTAGGCATAGAAATAGCACCGGATTTGCGCTCGTGCTCGGTTCGTCGGCTCGGAGGTTGCGCCTGGTTTGATTTTGCTCGTCCTCACCGTCGCCCGTTTGGGGTTGTGTCCGGTTCTGCTTTGCTCGGCCTTGCCGTCGCCCACTTGGAGTCGCGTCAGGTTCAATTATGCTCGCCCTCGCCATCATGGCGGTCTGATCCGTCAAGTAGAGCACATACCAGATTGATCTTTGACTTCCTCGTCAAAGCAAAGACCTACACATCTAGCATGCTACTGTTATAGGTATCTGTGCGCCTAGCCTGCTACCGCTGCCGCTGGTGGCTGGTGTATGCATACATGTGTTTGAGCTGCTTCTGCTTTTGTGTGCGTACATGCAACACATGTGTGAGGTGATTAGCTTAGACAACACATGTTTTTTATGGGATTAAGTTCATCTGTGAGCTCCTAAAAAGACGAACATGTTCATGTTCTTTATCCCCTTTTCAGATGTTATAGTTGTCCACAATCACCCATACAGTTACCTAGAACCATGTTTCCAGTTGCCCGATCCTCATGAACATAAATATAACCAAGACCATATTTGGGCTAAATTTTAAACGTTTTAAATACCTTTCAATTAAGATTGTGTCATAGATATGCATCAAAGATTTCATATCCTCGGGATGGGATCCCTTGATATGATAGTAAATACTTGACGAATAATCATAGAGGGGGAGCAGTGTGGAGCTGGTCATGGGGACATAACTAAAACCACAAAGTATTTTTAGGGGATTAAGTTTATTTATGAGCCCCCTCCAAAAATGAATAGGTGTATGTTCTTTATTCGTTTTTAGGTGTCATAGTTGCCTACAATCAGCCATACTGTTGCCTAAAACCATGTATCCAATTGCCCACAATCAACCATATTATTGCCTAAAACCATGTATATAGTAGCCCACAATCAACCATATAGTTGTCTAAAAACATGTATTCAGTTGTCCAATCCTCACGAACAGAAACATTACCAAGACCATAATTTGCCTTATATGTAAAGGTTTTAGATACCTTTCAAGTTTGTGACATACAGGTGCGTCAAGAATTTATCTCCTCGGGATGGGATCCCTTGGTATGATCGTAAATACTCGGCGAATAATCATAGAGGGGAAGGATGGTGGAGTTGGTCATGGGGATGTAACTAAAACCACGAAGTGTTTTTAGAAGATTAAATTTTTTCAGGCGTCATAGTTGCCCACAGTCAACTATACAGTTGCCTAAAACCAAGTATCCAGTTGCCCAAATCAACTATACAATTTTCCTAAAACCATCTATCCAGTTGCCCAATCCTCATAAAAAGAAACATTACCAAGACCATCATTTGGTAAATATCTAAAAAATTAGATACCTGCAATTAAGTTTGTGTCATAGAGTTGGAGTCAAGATTTTCCTCTCCTCGGGTGGGATACCTTGGTGCGACCGTAGAGGGGAGCCGGGTGGAACTGGTCAGGTTTCCTAGACGGAGATATGGGGCAAATGACTATGTGTGAGTGTgactgtgtgtgtgcgcgcgcgtttCCTCCTCTGCTACTGCCTAGTTACCCAAGGAAAACAATGGAGTTGTTCAAAAAAATGCACAGAGTTGCCCGCTAATCACATCTCATCAGGATCACACGCACCCGCAAAACTGGTGGAGGGGGCTGTGTTGGGCTGCCCCATATTTTCTCGTAAGTTGTCTACCACGGTTTTGATTACCAGCCATATCTGGACCAAATTAGGATTAAAGTTAGAAAAACAAATAAGGTAgccaacttcactctaaaatcttTATCCCCTTTTCAGGTGTTATAGTTGCCCACAATTAATCATCAAATTGCCTAAAACCAAGTATCCAGTTGCCCAGAATCAGCAAATAGTTTGCctaaaaccatgtatccagttgTCCAATGCTCATGAAGAGAAACATTTACCAAGACCATTATTTGGTAAATATATAAAGATTTTAGATACCTGTAATTAATTTTTGCGTCATAGAGGTAGAGTCAAGAATTTCTTCTCCTCGGGTGGGATCCCTTGGTGCGACCGTGGATGGTAGCTGGTGGAACTAGTCAGGTTTTCTAGCTGGAGATATGAGGCGACTTGGTGGAACTAGTCAGGTTTCCTCATTTTTCCTTATTGTTTCTTCATTTTTTGTTTGCTTCTTAGTTTTCAACaactttttgtttttctttgtttctttgtcgGTATTCATAGATTTCCATTGTTTTGCGTTTGTTTCTTTGTTTTTCCTTTGGTTTCTTCTTTGGATTTCATTGTTTCtccatttttctttctttcttttggttttcatgaTACATTTTTCATATCAAGAACATTTTGCAaatacacatttaacaattttaaaATATGTGTTTAACAttttttctaatacatggtcaacaatttttatacaaatttaaaaaaaattcaaatgcttggttaacaattttcaaatacaagactaacatttttttctatacacacTTTTAAACAttattcaaatgcttgattaacatttttcaaatacaagatcaaCATTTTTTACACATGGTCAACATTtgttctatacacatttaacacttttcaaatgcttgattaacattttttcaaatgcaatATTAATATTTATGAATACTTGGTCAACATTTCTGCTACAtacatttaatattttttaaatacatgctcAACATTTTTTCTGTACACATTTTCAACATTTCTCAAATGGTTGATTAATTTTTTCCAAATACAAAATTAACAAATTTCTAGCACATGGTCAACATTATTTTTTCTATAAACACTTTTaagatttttcaaatacaagattaacattttttatgaCACATGgcaacattttttctataaacatttatcattttttcaaatgtttgattaacaatttttctaatgcaatattaattgtttgaatacatggtcaacatttttcctatacacattTTAAAAAGCTAAATTATTTTTCTAATACTTTATTATCCATTTTTTCTCCTTTCTTCTTTCTTATCCATTTTTTtctcctttcttctttcttctccatttttcctttttttcatttgtTTCCCCTCTGAAAGGCACCATGCGATATGTGTATATATCAGTAAAAAACGAAAAAAATCAAAGCGACGATCAGAGGAATTGTACACGGGACATCCCTATCCAACACAAGCGCTGCTAGCCACTAGGGCAGATGGCTACTCACGAAGAAAAGCACATGGCTACTCACGAAGAAAAGTACTTAATATTGTGAGATATTCCCTTGTAGCATGCTATTTTCTTTACGTGTACTATATTGATATCTTGTTGATAACACATATCAGAAAACACGAACGAAATAATGTGAACACAATTGGAAATTTCAAAATAGTTtgtgaaaaacacaaaaaaaattcaaacaaaatttcATAATAAAGTCAACATTTTCGAAAAAGAATTGCAAATTTGTGTAAACGTTGGAACAGCTTTTTTGAATTCTGAATTCTGAACAATTTTCAAAATGTTGGAACAATCTATATTGATATTTTCTTGAATTCTGAacaatttttattattatttagaaAACAACTGTGTAAATTTTGAAAATCTGAATGTTTTTAAAAAGAATTGAAAAGAGTCAGAAATATTTTGATATGCGAAGATTTTGtgtaaacacgaacattttttgggaATCTCAAACATTTTTTTATTTGCGAGCAATTTTGGAAACTGTAACCTTTTTTGAAACCTCTGAGCAAATGGAAACATGAGCGTTTTTAAAATATTGTGAACAACTTTTACAAATGGGGAACATTTTCtgactttttttttgaaaatttgaacaaaaaCGTTCTGGAAAATTTTCTACAAACTCAAACTAAATctcgaaaacatgaacattttctgaaacatGCGTACaattctagaaacaggaacatttCCGAAAACTCCTGAAAAatgaaaacaagaagaaaaaataaaagttGGGAACAACTTTTGAAAACAGAAACGTTTTCTGAAttctaaacattttctgaaaagttgTGAAAAAATTGAACAGAGTATTCCAAACAAGTTTTAGAATaactggaacattttttgaaaatcccaaacaatattgaaagatgaacattttttaaattaagaGCAAAATCTGAACTCATTAATTTTTTATAAATTttgtttttttgaaattttctaacTGATTTTGAAAACACGAAAGAAattgaagaaagaaaaaaaaaacttgaCAAAGTCAAAAGAAACAAAAtataaacagaaaacaaaaaagaaaggagaacaagaaaaacaaacagaaaaatgacatggaaaaatggaaaaaaagaaagaaaaagaaaagggcaaaagaaaaataaactgtTCAGGGAATCTTCTGAAGGCTCCCAAAACTGGATTTAACGTGTATTTTGTAAAGCAAAATTGGCCGGGCCATCATGTCGCTCGGTCGCTTCGCCTGTGCGAAGCCCCGGCAGTTTGACACAACGGTGGCTCCTATACAGCGCGTAGATCGCTGGCTTGCGACTGACCTCGCGCGCAGGTGTATGTATTTGCCGATCCATttctcttttttgctttattttgttttttctttgtttttccttttttttcgttttttctgttctttttatttttttcattttctgttttccttttgtcttttgtcttttatCTTCTTTAATTTTTCATTTTGTTTTGAATTTGCTTTCCAAATTCGCAAACATTTTTTGTTCActgattttcaaaaatgttcatcaatgtaaaaaatgttcatcgaatttaaattttgttcattgggtttaaaaaatgttcatgaaattcataATTTTGTTTAATTTAACATTTTCTCTTTCAATTTTGAAAACACCTTTCAAATGAGTGAACagattttgaaatcatgaacatttttttcaaatattgttcattggatttaaaaaatgttcatggaaaTTCAAAGTTTGTTCATTGAATTACAAAATGTGCATCAAATTGGAAATTTGTTCATAGATTTGcagaaaatgttcatcaaattcaaatattttcattgaattcaaaatttgttcatccatTTATGAAAACAAATGTTCTTGAATACAAAGTTTGCTGATCaagttcaaaaaaaattaatcgAACTGAAAATTTGTTCATCAAATACAAAAACTTGTTtgtcaatattagaaaattctaattaaaaatgttcattcttttcaaatcacgaatattttttgaattcaagaaCTTCTTTTGAATcgggtgaacaaattttgaatccATGTGCATTTAGCATTTCCCGAACATTTttcaaatcatgaatttttttgaattcatgaacgtTTCACATTTTGCAAATTTTTTGAAATAGAAAATTATTTTTAAAATAGAAAAAAAGTTAgataaaaaataagcaaaaaaaaaggTGCTTTGCGTTTTTCCCGCCTCgcacatgggctggcccatgaGGGGCGAGGAGGGAGCGGGGTGGGGGTAGAGGGGTGCATGCTCGCTGTTCCTGGCGCGATGTACGCGGCTAAAAGGAGCACCCTAACGCAATGCGCGTCAAATAGGGAATTTGATAAAGGCGCCCCAAGCGGGCGGGCGAAACTAACGAGGAACGATCGTGCGACAATCAAGCGATCCGGGCTGGCGCACAATCGTCCACGCTTGAGCGCCAGGATCGCCAACTGGCGCCAACAACGTCGATTAGGAAACCAACCTGTGGTTTGATggtaggaggacagtggtatccccagcccatcagggtttaaATTTTAGTGCGCGCATTTATcctgaatttattttagaatttgcggcgatacgctttcagtgggaggagacgttcacgTCGgttacgaggcgcctacggtgacttcgtaaaatttAAAGATggcatgccggctcagtctctccaAGGTGCTCGTAAGGATAATGTGTGCGTATAAGTTCATAGAGTGAGTATAtacgcgtatatatgagcgcttgcatgtactgtgttaaaaaagagAGCTCGCAGCCGTTTCTTAAAAAAAAAAAAAGCGCTATCGGCCAGGTTCTAATCTGAAACGTCAATTTCTCCGCAGCTTCTGGCGGCAGGGCCGGCAACCGCTCTTCCATCATCTGCCGGCCGCCGCAAACGTCAAGAACTCTCGTGTGCTCCGTCGAGACCTCAGATCCGATGCGAGCAAGAGACAGGGGCAGCCGCCATTCGGCGAATTTCCCTGCATACATAGCAGGCCGCAAGCCGTGCCTGGGGAACGCGCACTGCTCGTTCGGCGAAATGCACCACCGAGACTGCCAGGCGCCGATGCGCAACGCGGGGCTCGCCGTCGCCGCTGCAGCGGATCGCGCGCACGAGCCACGGCGCCGCAAGGTACGAGGCTTCGTGAGCTAACCAGGGCAGACTGTATGAATCGCCGCCAGTTCAGAGCCAAGTCCTACCGCGCGCGCGGCGGACGATCATGTTGTCAGGCAAGCGGACTGTTCCTTCTCCTCGATGTCGTGTAAGCAAACTGTTCTTCTGAATTCTGATACTAGTGATCCTCTTACACAAGGCACGTGCACCGACAACCCTCCATTTTTCTCAAAACTAGGGGAAAAAAGAAGTGGAGACGATCAGATTAGGCAGTTCCTTCAGAAAACACACATAGCACAATTCTGCAGTACATGCAATGCAACTATGGACAAAATTGGAGCTGAGCTATGTTTACACATGACACGGCTACAACCTACAACAGCTCCTACGTTGCACAGAAGGGTGATTAGTTGCACGAATTCAAGCTACATAGTACTAGCACACATCAGTTCTGTTAGCTTCACTGTTAACAGAGCGAAACTCTAATACCTCTGCACGCTAACTGTAATACTAGCAGATGGAGGTAGGTGCTAATCTCTACTCCACTCTAAAACCAAATCTACATTGCTACAGAGTACAAACTAAGTGTAGCATTTGGTCGGCTGGTAATTCGTCGAGGCCTCGGTGGTGCAAGGGAGCGAGTCCCAAGGCACGGCCGCTCTCCAGTCATCAGAAAGCGGCACTTGCAGGTTGTTGAATGGGAAATTGATGGACCGTTGAGTTCCGTTGATGTTGTTGCCGATATCAGGCAAGTCGACCATGCATCTGCTGAtcatgttgctgttgttgttgcatTGTTGCGGTTGCGCAAACTCAATGTTCATGGGGGCTGATCTGTCCATGTTGGAGAGTGTGATGGGTGATGCGTTCATAACCATCGATGCAATGTCCATCCCAGCCGGAAGATCGAGCGGGATTGCTGAGAGGATACTCATGGCCTGATGCTCTGCATCTGACGGGGGGAGAACTATGGATGTAGCTGGCCTGCTGATGCTGTCAATGATGTTGAGAGTACTCTGACAGGAGGAAACTATTGAAGGAAAATAGCCACTGCTGCTGAACTGGATGTTGGAGGAGATGATGTTGGTCATTGCCGATGATGTGTTCTCTGAGGCGTGTCGACTTCTGTGTGTGGTCTGTAAGTGGGGAGGAATGTAGGCTCCATTTATGCTGGGTAAGGGAGGAGAGACCCATGAGTGTGAGAGCGCTCTCTGCGCTGTGGCATTGGTTTTCTTGAAAATCCTGCAGATTGCCCAGGAATCCTGCTCATGAGGGGAAAATAGATAGAAAAAGTGTTGGTTAGTGATTTTCTTGTGAATGGTAAACAATATCTTACACTTATAACAGAGAGGAAAGATTAAGCGAATCCATGTCTGACATAATAAAATTCACTATAGTCTGAACATTTTCATTGTGCTATATATATCTGCTAGGCATTTGCAGTTTTACTGTCCTTATATTTTTCCGAAAGAAATAGATTACAAATTATCTTAGTATAATATTTGGAAGAGATGTGTTTTTAAAGTAGCAGCAATGTTCTTCAAGAGTTAGAGGGCATCCTACATAAGTACATTCAACTTCACATGTTCAGTGAAAAATTCAGAGATATTTTCTCTCAAAGTTGCAGCATGCAAGTTGCTTACATTTGGTGGAATGGTCTTCTCCAGTGGCTTCTTCTGCGGCAAGGAAGGATCGGTGAGTGATGGGAGCCGAAACTCATGCATCATCCAGTCAGTTTTGACACCTTTGGCCGCTCTACCCTTGTAAAAGACGAGAGACTTCTTCAAGCCTATACACTTGCTTCCATCGGAGGAGTAGATTGGTCTGTCGGTTCCGGTGGCCTTCCAGAAGCCTGCTCCGGTCACCCTGTTAGGCCTTGTGCTGTTCCGGTACTTCCTATCCCTTGGGCAGTAGAAATACCACTCCTTCTCTCCAGTGCTTGCTAGTTCTTCATTGAGAAAATAAAAGGTTTTGGTAAGTAAGCGTGAGCAAAAAGAAGTTTCACGGCGTCTATTAAGCAACTCAGTGCATAACCAAAGATCAGTTAACTTAATCCTATGCCCTGTTTGGTGCAATCATGGTCAAGAAATGATAGTGAGATATACACATGAATCATGCCTGCAAGACTTATTAACCATGGAGAAACCAACTTTGAAACTTATAAATCAACTATTCAGCCTTAACATGATGAACCACTAGAAGGCATATTCGGTAAGCATTACAGTAGCAGGATCATGTAAACTCAAAGATGGGATATCATATACCAAGTCTCTCAACATCATATTGGTCAAGGTGCATGCAGTTATTTACTATAGTTAGTAGTTACTCCAATCCTGATAATTACACGGGTAAGCTTTTTTCCGAGGTTTAACCCTAAAATTTCTTTGGCTTCATCATATGTAGGTGCTGTCTACTCGTGGACACTAGAAAAGAGGTGGAAAAAACCCTATGCAGTAGCACAACCTCAAATAGACAACTAACCAAAATATGTATGTAATATTGTCAGAGTTTGCTCTTGTTAAACTAGTGGGAAAAGAAAATATGTACTCAAATACGAGGTACCAACAAGATGGAGCATGTATGCTTCATCCCGGTCATGCAGAGAGAAGATATATGAGCAAGTAATGTTCTTATTGCAGAGTAGAAAGGCTTCATAGCTCTTTATTGGTCTGTGCAGAGAAGCAAAAGATAGTTCACAAGGGGTTTATAGAAGCTTACTTGGGAGATCCCATGGATCAAACTTGTAGATGTCTAGCTGCCTGATAAGCTCAATCGGAAGGGACTTCTGCTGGATTTTTCTCTTGAGGTAGAACCTGACGAGCTCTTCATCAGTTGGATGAAACCTGAAGCCAGGTAACATAACTTCGTCTTGCTTCTCCATGTCATCACTCCTGATCTCCTCCATATCTTCACCACCGTAAAACAAACCGGTGGCTGGATGCTAAGTAACTAGCCCAATCAAAGCTAACCTTAGCCCTAGTTATCAGGAGCGTACTAAACCCTAATGACTGATGTGTTAGGTGAGACTTTACTGGACAGGAATAGCTAAGGATTTGGGTTTCTACTGATTACTGGAGGTGGAAGAGGGATCACGCTCGACGACTTGAACGTAAGATTGAACTAACCTAAAGAACCTAGCTCTAAGCACTGCCTGTTCCTTATCAAGCAAAGCGAGCAGGAAAACTATCAGGGAACTACTGGCATGCAGCTACTTAAGGAGAGAAGGAAGCTCAAGCTTAAGTCCCAGACTTGCGCTTAGCTCTCTTAGCTGCTCCCTTTGTAGGGTCTTCCTTCCTGCTATTCGGCTTATTGTTCACACCTTTGCACACACGCAAGAACAGGCTCTTATAGCAGATCTTTAGAATACACCTGTCGTTGAACTCTTGTTATAGGGTCTCTTTGGTCTTTACTCCATGACGAGGATCTCGATGAACTGTACAAATTCTGCTGCCATTTTGGGATTAGCATTCTTTAGATTACTTAGCAATTAGTTAATTAACGTTGCTTTGCATCTGACATAGTTCAGACATATGTGTTACTGCTTATAATTATGTCTTCTGAGAGAATAATCTACTAGCTCACTAGATTGCTAGCTTAATGTTTTTTATTGTGGCTTCCTTGTCCATAGTTGGTGTGTAAGTAACAATTCCCAAGACATCAAGAGACTTCCAAATTCCAAGTACAGTTTTATATTGGAACACTGGGAGTGTAATTCCCTCTGACAGCAACTATATTTTACATTGGCATCAACATCTATATCCCCTCCCCACGTTTGATCCCGCTCCTGATCCAAAAATTCCTTCCAAATCATGCCTTTTCCCTTTCATTCTTATCTTTTTCTCTCTCACCTTTATAATTTACTGTATGTTTTAAGGATAACTGCTAAACGGTAGCGAAAATGGGAGTCAAAGAATATTGCTTAGGAATTTGAATGCATTATTTGCTCAATTTGCGTGCTCCTAATTTGAACATTGCCCCTGACAGAAAATAGAAGAACAACAAGTTCTGAATGGGAAACTGATGCTTATGAAATCATATTTTCAGTAAAAAAAACAATGAGGGAAACACCGATCACTCACCTTGGTAGTTACACGTTTCTCATTCCTAGAATGGAGCCAAAAAGACGAGTCATATCCGGTAAAATTACTCATCTGTCCCATTGAAAAGATGCTAATGTCTCTGGCTGTTGTAAGCATGTGAATGGTCAAACCTGAGTTAAATCTGGCCTTAGTCATTAGTTTACTCTATGGATAGTGATGTATTAGTTGCTGATGTGTTACAGCCAAGGGGGGTTAACTACCTTTGTACGCATTCGGTTGTCACTACTCTGAAAGTCCTACGTTTGTCTGTAACAGCACATCCATTGGTATGGACTAGATGCACACCTCTCTTGACTATTTCACCTGCCCAACCAATTCCAGCTTCAAGCAAAGGTTAGTCCTCAtcctttatactccctccgtccggaaatacttgtcattgaaatggatgtatctagatgtattttagttctagatacattcattttcatccattttgatgacaagtaattccggacggagggagtacattatgtTTTCTTGTATAATCTGCACTATCATATTTCTCGACAAATCGGTTGCTCTTCTGAAGGAAGTATTCTGGCATGTGATAAAACTTGTCCATCTGCATGCTTGCACCATGGATGCATATGGGGCTACAGCTGCTAAGGTGAAAGAAGCCAAGGTATGGGAAAAATGAAGATGCCTCACTGTCACTAGGCTACCATCATAGTCACATGCCACCATACTTTAACCGGAAAAGTCCAGACCTGCCCGTTCGTGCAGCATTGGGCGCATCACAGGGAACTTCTACAGACATTGATGCGAAAATCCTGCATGGATCCAAGTGTAGCCTCCTCATTCTTCACCACCAaccagagagagaagaaaaagaaagtatGGAACCCAAAATCCCATGGACCCAAGTTTTTTGCAGACCCTGTCCTCCGAGCACCCAACAGTGCAAGGACCTTCGAATTAAATGGTGTTGGGAGGTCGCTGCTAATAGGGGATTATAGATGGTCTTAGGGTCAAACCTCTGTGGCCTAATGCTACGAGTCGGTTCGTGGATACCCACGCAGTTCTTTTCTATTGAGGTTTGGGAGTTCATACTCGTTTCCTGTACTAGGAGTGCTGCTGCATCCATCCACGAGTGCTACCCACTGGCCTCTTGTCGGTGACTAACTACTGAAGACCTTACTGATGGGTGCATCTGTACACTTGTTTTACAGATTTGCAATGAGTTACTGCATCAGTAGTGTTCTTCAGGGTTTTTGTCAACTTCACGCATAACCATCTTTTTTGTGTAAATGGAAAGGCAGATTCCTTCAAAAACTTATCACCTCTCCACATAACCCATCTCTTATTCTCGTCTAAATGAAAAGGCAGATTCCTTCAAAAACCTATCACCTCTGTACATAACCCATCTTTTTCGCCTAAATGAAGAGGTAGTTCTCTTCAAAAACTTATCACCTCTACCTCTGTATACTCCCGCCGGTTCCTCGAAGGAAAAAACATCTGTTGTTCTACATCATGCGTCCTGAAATGGTCGGGAGGGCGACGGTGCGAGTCGGTCACTGACCGGTGGGCCAGACGCAGCTGCATCTCTCCTACTCACTCGTGCTTGTCCGTTGATCGGGTCGTGTGCATCAGCCCGCTCGTGCGGCCTCTCGTTTGATGTTACCTACGTGCTGCTACCCTACGCGGGCGGCTGGGGTCAAACCCTTCCGGTTCAAGTCTCCTCCGTCGCATGCCCCTCGGTATTCGTGGCCCCTGTAATAAGTTTGTTAGCATCCAGGATCCCATGTTTCCAGGGTGCAGACTCCCAATTTAATCCCTCTGTAGTCTGTACTCTTCCTTCCTAAGCGGCCAATCGATGCGCCGAGGCCGTGTTTGTGCGTGTAACCGCGTGGCACGCTGAGCTTTGCACCTCGTCCGATGCCCCCGTGCACGTGTGGCCTGGGACAGTGGCTCCCTCGGGGCCGGGTAAACTTGGCGTTTTTGGCAAAGTTCGACCCCGGAAAACGGCCCAAACCCTTCTCAGCGTTTCTCCACTACTACTGctcttgtttttttgttttcagACACTGAGCAGTGAGCACAGATGACATACTTATTGCATCATAAATTGTTGAGTGTAATGTTTATTTAGGAAACATAGGATAGTGTAGGATTTATTCcaagatgactatgatgatgaatAGTAAATATATATATGCCCACAAGACTCAAGCAATAAAACAAGTATTCCATCAAAACCCttcctctatcccttctaacatggtatcagccttacCTGGAtcgtaaaccctagccgccgccgcttttgCACCCACGTGCCGCCcacggggcggtcggcctccatgaccgccgccgggggtcgtgccgcccgtacctagggtttgtccgccggtcgtgttgaccggttgccctagagagtctttttcccgatcctttgatccggagTCTTCTCTCTCTCAT encodes the following:
- the LOC123141812 gene encoding putative NAC domain-containing protein 94 translates to MEEIRSDDMEKQDEVMLPGFRFHPTDEELVRFYLKRKIQQKSLPIELIRQLDIYKFDPWDLPKLASTGEKEWYFYCPRDRKYRNSTRPNRVTGAGFWKATGTDRPIYSSDGSKCIGLKKSLVFYKGRAAKGVKTDWMMHEFRLPSLTDPSLPQKKPLEKTIPPNDSWAICRIFKKTNATAQRALSHSWVSPPLPSINGAYIPPHLQTTHRSRHASENTSSAMTNIISSNIQFSSSGYFPSIVSSCQSTLNIIDSISRPATSIVLPPSDAEHQAMSILSAIPLDLPAGMDIASMVMNASPITLSNMDRSAPMNIEFAQPQQCNNNSNMISRCMVDLPDIGNNINGTQRSINFPFNNLQVPLSDDWRAAVPWDSLPCTTEASTNYQPTKCYT